The following proteins are encoded in a genomic region of Fusarium keratoplasticum isolate Fu6.1 chromosome 9, whole genome shotgun sequence:
- a CDS encoding MFS domain-containing protein: protein MASAFRDTPIWVFLRWVLGSSLLRYPEEEDGAINRIQAAVEKWEHHLVDVSMDVGREEASQNAREKPCEFSNGTGASSRETDCSTPHPLIIVDWYDEKDPENPINWTGRKKSVVYIIVNFTACVVYMASAIYTPSQPLVQEVFGVSVIVASQGLGLFIVGYGVGPLIWSPLSEMPAVGRNLPYLVPLLTFVILSVPTALANSIGSLLVLRFLQGFFGSPVLSTGGASLSDIVDAYKRPYSLYTWAIFSFAGPSIGNVIAGFTVPKLGWRWSLWEILFTTSPALILQLFLPETSPSTILYYRAKRIRKITGESYYVARSEITSASTTVLSRFYGTLVTPWKINLLDPSILFTSIYSGLIYAIFYSFFEFFPLVYGNIYGMSQGQIGLILLCNVIAVTIAAPPYFAYIHFVVNASARRGYPLTPEQRLVPALVGSVLVPTGIFLFGWASRDSIHWIVPTIGVCFTVGGFAVLLQTIFVYIGLAYPQYSASLFCGNGFVKQMVAFAGVLWSHPLYEAMGISKAMSLLGGLCVVCISGIFILYYWGDRLRARSKFAR, encoded by the exons ATGGCTTCTGCATTTCGTGACACGCCTATCTGGGTCTTTTTGCGCTGGGTTTTGGGTTCTTCTCTTCTGCGATAccctgaagaagaagacggcgcTATCAATCGCATCCAAGCTGCCGTCGAGAAATGGGAACACCATTTGGTAGATGTGAGCATGGACGTGGGGCGAGAAGAGGCTTCCCAGAATGCGAGAGAGAAGCCGTGTGAATTTAGCAACGGCACTGGTGCTTCCAGCAGAGAGACGGACTGTTCGACGCCACACCCTCTCATCATTGTCGACTGGTATGATGAAAAGGACCCGGAGAACCCCATCAACTGGACCGGCCGCAAGAAATCAGTTGTCtacatcatcgtcaacttCACCGCGTGCGTTGTCTACATGGCTTCAGCAATCTACACGCCATCGCAACCGCTAGTCCAAGAGGTCTTTGGCGTGTCTGTCATCGTTGCAAGCCAGGGTCTCGGCCTCTTCATTGTCGGATACGGCGTTGGGCCTCTGATCTGGTCCCCGTTATCAGAAATGCCAGCTGTGGGACGCAACTTGCCGTACCTCGTACCGCTCTTGACCTTTGTCATTCTATCTGTACCGACTGCACTTGCCAATAGCATCGGCTCGCTGCTAGTATTGCGCTTCCTTCAGGGATTCTTTGGCTCACCAGTTTTATCTACGGGTGGAGCTTCCTTGAGCGATATTGTCGATGCCTACAAGAGGCCGTATTCTCTGTATACGTGGGCGATATTCTCCTTTGCTGGACCTTCGATAGGAAATGTCATAGCAGGTTTCACTGTGCCAAAGCTTGGATGGAGGTGGAGTCTTTGGGAGATTCTCTTTACCACCAGTCCCGCGTTGATTTTGCAG CTTTTCCTACCCGAGACGTCGCCCAGTACCATCCTCTACTATCGAGCCAAGCGAATTCGTAAAATCACTGGAGAGAGTTACTACGTGGCCAGATCTGAGATTACATCCGCCTCTACAACTGTCCTCAGTCGCTTCTACGGAACCCTCGTAACACCATGGAAGATCAACCTTCTCGACCCGTCCATTCTATTCACCAGTATCTACTCGGGCCTTATTTATGCAATCTTCTACTCCTTTTTTGAGTTTTTCCCACTTGTGTACGGCAATATATACGGCATGAGCCAAGGCCAGATCGGCCTCATTCTCCTCTGCAATGTAATCGCAGTCACTATCGCCGCGCCCCCTTACTTCGCCTATATTCACTTCGTCGTCAACGCCTCGGCCCGCAGAGGATATCCGCTGACCCCAGAGCAGCGATTAGTGCCAGCCCTCGTTGGGTCAGTTCTGGTCCCCACCGGTATATTCCTCTTCGGATGGGCGTCTCGTGATTCCATTCACTGGATTGTACCTACCATCGGCGTCTGCTTCACTGTCGGTGGTTTTGCAGTTCTTCTACAGACCATATTCGTCTATATTGGCTTGGCCTATCCGCAGTATTCGGCCTCGCTGTTCTGCGGCAACGGCTTTGTGAAGCAGATGGTTGCTTTTGCAGGAGTTCTCTGGAGTCATCCTCTTTACGAGGCGATGGGCATCTCTAAAGCCATGTCTCTTCTCGGAGGACTCTGTGTTGTGTGCATTTCGGGCATTTTTATTCTATATTATTGGGGTGATAGGCTTCGAGCTCGGAGCAAGTTTGCCCGTTAG
- a CDS encoding Zn(2)-C6 fungal-type domain-containing protein, with translation MADPSATTQGGSPTAAAPSAAQRNPLTASGKTGIRSKYAPKACQECRRRRAKCDGANPTACSRCVGRQLTCVYTTEEDARGTAPKSYVRLLQARISVLEKVLWLHSIDVDASAAQLMQQNTVPATATSLTTGGSTAAFDQLRDAFEGILSLDESHNFDQDGEARYFGPASGRLDFKKCHDEAGDSPKEYSPLPEDLYDQTLGAQHGVNEELEAHLIEQYFTWEQPWLQVVDEALFRESKDNNGRYFSPLLLDCILASGSRFSDRTEIRSDPNDPNTAGRLFLETAEVLLHFDLKRPSITTIQSLAILGTVYHAFGQDAAGWLHSGMANRLILDMGLHLDPGSLVVLGSMTTEEAELRRQIYWSLYCVDKLAAGYTGRVCTMLDFQAAVGMPMVPTHARKRDHRHTLYAANPERLISLQTDLIKLCQILEKIILNLYAPKRLSLVDQRRDFFDSCLLSLKSWFYGLSTELKPVQGGAPNQFPQAYTLCMVYHTAVILLARPYIQSQGLVNSAADPLGQKATAIFLEAARAIPSLGDQYRRVFGSFRRSPITATYANLSAALALLSPQNQYRARFNQADNAKLKSCIQTLEELSTAWMPPGKYRCSLLKTIQNHPAFQQRETATSNTLTGDDNDNPNSASGATHINDSAQPANELGGGPSADDMGWPSWMSVTGGEPNMAELLATAETLPSQPGNNVPWKQFDLNWFGCTLPGDFSSS, from the exons ATGGCTGATCCGTCCGCTACTACCCAAGGCGGCAGTCCGACAGCCGCTGCCCCCTCCGCCGCCCAGCGGAATCCATTAACCGCCTCCGGCAAGACTGGGATACGGAGCAAGTACGCCCCCAAGGCATGTCAAGAGTGCCGCCGTCGCCGTGCAAAG TGTGATGGCGCAAATCCAACAGCATGTTCTCGATGCGTTGGTCGCCAATTAACATGTGTCTACACCACCGAGGAAGACGCTCGCGGAACCGCCCCCAAGTCATACGTGCGTCTATTGCAAGCTCGGATTAGTGTCTTGGAAAAGGTCCTATGGCTGCATTCAATCGATGTCGACGCTTCTGCCGCCCAGTTGATGCAGCAGAACACTGTGCCCGCTACAGCCACGTCCTTGACTACTGGCGGCTCAACCGCCGCTTTTGATCAGCTCCGTGATGCTTTCGAGGGCATCCTTTCTCTTGATGAGTCGCACAACTTTGACCAGGATGGAGAAGCACGATATTTTGGCCCGGCGAGCGGCCGTCTTGATTTCAAGAAGTGCCATG ACGAAGCCGGCGACTCTCCAAAAGAGTACTCCCCACTACCAGAAGACCTCTATGACCAGACTCTAGGTGCTCAACATGGCGTCAATGAAGAGCTTGAAGCCCACCTTATCGAGCAATACTTCACGTGGGAACAACCATGGTTACAGGTCGTTGATGAGGCTCTATTTCGTGAGAGCAAAGACAATAACGGTCGATATTTCTCTCCTCTATTGCTCGACTGCATCCTAGCCAGCGGCTCCCGGTTTTCGGACCGAACCGAGATTCGTTCTGACCCGAATGATCCCAACACGGCTGGTCGTCTCTTTCTTGAGACGGCCGAAGTTCTTCTGCATTTTGACCTGAAGCGGCCAAGTATCACGACGATTCAATCATTGGCTATTTTAGGCACTGTCTATCAT GCCTTTGGTCAAGACGCCGCAGGGTGGCTACACTCTGGGATGGCAAACCGACTGATCTTGGATATGGgactccatcttgacccAGGCTCCTTGGTTGTTTTGGGCTCTATGACAACAGAGGAGGCCGAGCTTCGGAGACAAATCTATTGGTCGTTGTATTGCGTGGATAAGTTAGCAGCCGGCTACACAGGACGCGTCTGTACCATGCTC GACTTCCAGGCGGCCGTTGGTATGCCAATGGTACCAACACATGCTCGAAAGCGTGATCATCGACACACGTTGTATGCTGCCAATCCGGAACGTTTGATATCCCTACAAACTGACTTGATCAAGCTGTGCCAGATTTTGGAAAAGATCATTTTGAACCT GTATGCTCCAAAGAGGCTATCTCTTGTTGACCAGAGAAGGGATTTCTTTGACTCGTGCCTCCTTTCCCTTAAAAGTTGGTTTTATGGCCTGTCCACAGAACTCAAACCCGTCCAAGGCGGAGCTCCTAATCAGTTCCCCCAAGCGTATACTCTGTGTATGGTCTACCACACAGCTGTCATCCTTCTCGCTCGGCCTTACATCCAGAGTCAAGGGCTTGTAAACTCAGCAGCAGATCCTTTGGGACAGAAAGCCACAGCCATCTTCCTTGAAGCTGCGCGAGCCATACCATCTTTGGGAGACCAATATCGCCGAGTCTTTGGCAGCTTCCGGAGGAGCCCGATCACGGCAACCTACGCAAACCTTTCCGCGGCGCTGGCTCTACTCAGTCCTCAGAACCAATACAGGGCTCGGTTTAACCAGGCTGACAATGCAAAGCTCAAATCCTGTATCCAAACATTGGAAGAGCTCTCAACCGCTTGGATGCCTCCTGGCAAATATCGCTGCAGTCTGTTAAAGACGATACAAAATCATCCGGCATTTCAGCAACGGGAGACAGCAACTTCAAATACTTTGACAGGTGATGACAACGACAACCCTAATTCCGCTTCTGGCGCAACGCATATCAACGACTCGGCGCAACCGGCCAATGAATTGGGGGGTGGTCCGTCAGCGGACGATATGGGCTGGCCTTCGTGGATGTCGGTGACCGGAGGTGAGCCAAACATGGCAGAGCTTTTGGCAACCGCAGAGACACTGCCATCTCAGCCAGGAAATAACGTACCATGGAAACAGTTTGACCTGAATTGGTTTGGGTGTACATTGCCGGGGGACTTTTCATCTAGTTGA
- a CDS encoding Beta-glucosidase yields MVSDDNGIEALVSQLTLDEKLSLMAGASTWRTTAIPRLGIPNMKLSDGPSGARGEIFGESVPAAFFPSGVSLGATWDVDLMYEIGEALAEECKTKSASAILAPTMGIHRHPLGGRNFESFSEDPYLTGKLASAHVRGVQSRGIAATPKHFVANDQETLRFKYNAIISQRALREVYLLPFQMVVREADPWCMMTSYNLVNGHHMNSHTEILTDIVRKEWGWEGLFMSDWGGTNTSAESINAGLDLEVPGPPLRRTKDALEVPIREGLLDLKCIDDSARRLISLLRKTGRLQDSRDSPEFCKNDPDVNMLLFRAACAGIVMLKNDASSLPIQPSENIKKLAVLGPNAKKVVAGGGGSSYIRAPYWTSVFESVEKEFDGTSTNVVFAPGAKANRYLPTIRSEFVRNPDTDSPGAAVDWFIGHDFDAKPVATTHIDDLYFIAYGVMPPEINRETGFAFRIRTILTPPTSGQHQLSLASIGPSKLFLDGVEIASPSGAFDEKGSLFFTYGSEETIIALDVKAGRDYAIRVDYLSHDRQLSRTLLVEIDPMEDKFQGARIGYQEQDFVDQVKQAASLAEDADAAIIVVGRDKEWETEGQDIPSFELPGEQVSLIEEVATVCKRTIVIVQAGTPVQMDSWISKVQAVLFTWYQGQELGNAAASVIVGKYNPSGRLPITFPKRVEDCPAFSSFPGDQGVSEYSEGVYVGYRWWDLIDTLPMLPLGFGLSYSTFELKAGQISSPILLKNSVLTLSVHVRNTGGSDVAGRETVIAWSSQRAPRRLRRPKKQVCAFGKSPTLASGDQATVNLQLDAYSLGVYDLKKRIWIIDANSEFDSLIGTTALNASPAWAVKVPKEITWVHELS; encoded by the exons ATGGTGTCGGACGACAATGGCATTGAGGCGCTAGTCTCTCAGCTCACACTTGACGAGAAGCTCAGTCTCATGGCTGGCGCATCAACATGGCGAACCACGGCCATTCCTCGCTTGGGTATTCCAAACATGAAG CTCTCGGACGGCCCATCTGGTGCCCGAGGTGAAATTTTTGGGGAGAGTGTGCCTGCAGCATTCTTCCCGAGCGGCGTCAGCTTGGGTGCCACGTGGGATGTAGATCTCATGTATGAGATAGGTGAAGCTCTTGCGGAAGAG TGCAAAACCAAGTCGGCCTCTGCCATCCTGGCTCCAACAATGGGCATTCACCGTCATCCCCTTGGTGGACGCAACTTTGAGTCCTTCAGCGAAGATCCCTACTTGACAGGAAAACTGGCGTCGGCTCATGTACGCGGTGTGCAGTCTCGGGGAATAGCTGCAACACCGAAACACTTTGTCG CCAACGACCAAGAAACCCTCCGCTTCAAGTacaatgccatcatctctcaGCGTGCGCTTCGAGAGGTCTATCTGCTGCCCTTTCAGATGGTTGTTCGCGAAGCAGACCCGTGGTGCATGATGACATCCTACAACTTGGTGAACGGACACCACATGAATTCCCATACGGAGATCCTTACGGATATCGTCCGAAAAGAGTGGGGATGGGAAGGCCTGTTTATGAGTGACTGGGGAGGAACCAACACCTCGGCCGAGTCTATCAATGCAGGCCTAGATCTTGAGGTGCCTGGTCCACCACTCAGAAGGACCAAAGATGCCCTGGAGGTTCCCATCAGGGAAGGACTGCTTGACTTGAAGTGCATTGACGACTCAGCCCGGCGTTTGATCAGCCTTTTGCGGAAGACGGGGCGCCTCCAGGATTCACGAGACAGCCCTGAATTCTGCAAAAACGATCCAGACGTCAACATGTTGCTGTTTCGGGCAGCTTGTGCAGGCATCGTCATGCTCAAGAACGACGCAAGCAGTCTCCCTATCCAACCTTCAGAGAACATCAAGAAACTCGCCGTCCTCGGTCCGAATGCCAAGAAGGTCGTCGCTGGCGGCGGAGGCAGTTCCTACATCAGAGCGCCATATTGGACATCTGTCTTTGAGTCAGTGGAGAAGGAATTCGATGGCACTTCAACCAATGTTGTTTTTGCCCCTGGAGCGAAGGCCAATCGATACCTGCCGACAATACGGTCGGAATTTGTTCGAAATCCCGACACGGATAGCCCGGGCGCTGCTGTTGACTGGTTCATCGGCCACGATTTCGATGCTAAGCCAGTTGCAACAACCCACAT TGACGACCTCTATTTTATAGCCTACGGTGTGATGCCACCTGAGATCAACCGCGAGACCGGCTTTGCCTTCCGCATTCGCACCATCCTTACACCCCCTACTTCTGGTCAACATCAACTATCTCTTGCCAGCATTGGGCCCTCGAAGCTCTTcctcgatggtgttgaaatCGCATCTCCGTCAGGTGCCTTTGACGAGAAGGGCTCTTTATTCTTCACTTACGGTAGTGAGGAAaccatcatcgccctggATGTTAAAGCCGGAAGGGACTACGCGATCCGCGTCGATTATCTCTCTCACGATAGGCAACTAAGCAGAACCCTGCTTGTTGAGATTGATCCCATGGAAGATAAATTCCAAGGAGCGAGAATTGGTTATCAAGAGCAAGACTTTGTCGATCAGGTCAAACAAGCCGCGTCACTGGCCGAGGATGCTgacgccgccatcatcgtgGTCGGCCGAGACAAGGAATGGGAGACGGAAGGTCAGGACATTCCTTCGTTCGAGCTACCTGGAGAGCAGGTGAGTTTAATTGAAGAGGTTGCCACAGTATGCAAGCGCACCATTGTCATTGTCCAGGCTGGAACGCCCGTGCAGATGGACTCCTGGATCAGCAAGGTCCAAGCTGTGCTGTTCACTTGGTACCAAGGCCAGGAGTTGGGCAACGCTGCTGCTTCGGTCATCGTCGGCAAATACAATCCCTCTGGACGTCTTCCCATCACTTTCCCCAAGAGAGTCGAAGACTGTCCCGCTTTCTCATCCTTCCCAGGAGACCAAGGCGTGTCCGAGTACTCCGAGGGCGTCTATGTCGGGTACAGATGGTGGGACTTAATAGACACGCTGCCCATGTTGCCTCTTGGCTTTGGGCTATCGTACAGCACTTTCGAGCTCAAGGCAGGCCAGATCAGTTCTCCCATTCTCTTAAAAAACTCCGTGTTGACTCTTTCTGTTCATGTACGCAACACTGGCGGGAGCGACGTGGCTGGCCGAGAGACCGTCATCGCTTGGAGCTCTCAGAGGGCCCCGAGGCGTTTGCGAAGACCCAAAAAGCAAGTGTGTGCTTTTGGTAAATCGCCCACCTTGGCGTCTGGGGACCAAGCAACTGTTAACCTCCAGCTGGATGCATATAGCCTGGGAGTGTATGATCTAAAGAAGAGGATATGGATTATAGATGCCAATAGCGAGTTTGATAGCCTAATCGGGACCACTGCGCTAAATGCATCTCCGGCTTGGGCAGTTAAGGTCCCAAAGGAGATCACTTGGGTTCACGAGTTAAGCTAA
- a CDS encoding Endoribonuclease L-PSP/chorismate mutase-like protein produces MAGLQYFNYPGVGTSNRERFSYSQAVRVGDTIQCSGQGGWDPEGKVNHIPTEINAQIDQAFKTVEHNLKYAGGQEWSQVFRINSYHVPLNDEAVAAMSRNFKKWMPNHQPIWTCVGVTRLGEDDMRVEIEVVAYDPDGAKTAAA; encoded by the exons ATGGCCGGTCTCCAGTACTTCAATTACCCCGGAGTGGGCACCAGCAACAGAGAACGGTTTTCATACAGCCAAGCTGTCAGGGTCGGAGACACGATCCAGTGCTCTGGgcagg GAGGATGGGATCCGGAGGGCAAAGTGAATCACATTCCCACCGAGATCAACGCCCAGATCGACCAAGCTTTCAAAACCGTGGAGCATAACCTTAAATATGCTGGTGGACAAGAATGGTCTCAGGTCTTTCGGATTAACTCGTATCATGTCCCCCTGAATGACGAAGCCGTTGCGGCAATGTCCAGGAATTTCAAGAAGTGGATGCCAAACCATCAGCCAATCTGGACCTGCGTTGGAGTTACGAGACTTGGGGAGGACGATATGCGTGTGGAGATTGAAGTAGTGGCATATGACCCGGATGGTGCGAAGACCGCCGCGGCCTAG